One window of the Macaca thibetana thibetana isolate TM-01 chromosome 1, ASM2454274v1, whole genome shotgun sequence genome contains the following:
- the LOC126934650 gene encoding LOW QUALITY PROTEIN: high mobility group protein B3-like (The sequence of the model RefSeq protein was modified relative to this genomic sequence to represent the inferred CDS: deleted 2 bases in 1 codon) — translation MAKGDPKKPKGKMSAYAFFVQTCREEHKKKNPEVPVNFAEFSKKCSERWKTMSGKEKSKFDEMAKADKVRYDREMKDYGPAKGGKKKKDPNAPKRPPSGFFLFCSEFRPKIKSTNPGISIGDVAKKLGEMWNNLNDSEKQPYITKAAKLKEKYEKDVADYKSKGKFDGAKGPAKVARKKVEEEDEEEEEEEEEEEEEEEEEEEEEEEEEDE, via the exons ATGGCTAAAGGTGACCCGAAGAAACCAAAGGGCAAGATGTCTGCTTATGCCTTCTTTGTGCAGACGTGCAGAGAAGAACATAAGAAGAAAAACCCAGAGGTCCCTGTCAATTTTGCAGAATTTTCCAAGAAGTGCTCTGAGAGGTGGAAGACGATGTCCGGGAAAGAGAAAtctaaatttgatgaaatggCAAAGGCAGATAAAGTGCGCTATGATCGGGAAATGAAGGATTATGGACCAGCTAAGGGAGGCAAGAAGAAGAAGGATCCTAATGCTCCCAAAAGGCCACCGTCTGGATTCTTCCTGTTCTGTTCAGAATTCCGTCCCAAGATCAAATCCACAAACCCCGGCATCTCTATTGGAGATGTGGCAAAAAAGCTGGGTGAGATGTGGAATAATTTAAATGACAGTGAAAAGCAGCCT TACATCACTAAGGCAGCAAAGCTGAAGGAGAAGTATGAGAAGGATGTTGCTGACTATAAGTCAAAAGGAAAGTTTGATGGTGCAAAGGGTCCTGCTAAAGTTGCCCGGAAAAAggtggaagaggaagatgaagaagaggaggaggaagaagaggaggaggaggaggaggaggaggaggaggaggaggaggaggaggaggaggaggatgaataa